From Coleofasciculus sp. FACHB-T130, a single genomic window includes:
- a CDS encoding penicillin-binding protein 2, whose product MSLSGLGLAINLYRLQVVQAPSLLQKARQQQMVYLRPFVPRRSIVDRSGNVLATDRPAYTLYAHPKLFKQSKQAIATKLAVILGVSADNLLKQFNKQESGIRVAYALTEEEADGISQLRTDGLELIQHYARLYPQQDLAADVVGYVDVDHRGQAGVEYSQENLLTRAVRTVRLSRAGNGTLMPDHLPEGLLHFDELQLQLTIDNRLQRAARSALKQQMELFSAKRGTIIVMDARDGAVLSLVAEPTYNPNEYSTSDVGLFKNWALADLYEPGSTFKPLNIAIALEAGAIKPDTVFYDRGQIQVAGWQIKNAEEGSHGALSISQILQQSSNVGMVQVIQQLKPSIYYGWLERLGLGQAVGIDLPFESPGQMKSQEQFTSSRIEPATTSFGQGFSLTPIHLAQLHAALANGGKLVTPHLVRGLIDSQGQMYWQPTLPTPRPVFSPATTQTVLEMMEAVVTKGTGKAAQIPGYRIGGKTGTSQKASATGGYSSSARITSFVGIFPVDAPRYVVLAVVDEPKGKVYGSTVAAPVVKSVMEALISLEKIPPSEIKN is encoded by the coding sequence ATGTCTCTGAGCGGGCTAGGGCTGGCGATCAATTTGTATCGCCTACAAGTGGTGCAGGCACCGAGCCTGCTGCAAAAAGCGCGACAGCAGCAGATGGTCTATCTGCGCCCCTTTGTTCCCCGACGCTCGATTGTGGATCGCAGTGGTAACGTTTTGGCAACTGACCGTCCCGCCTATACGCTGTACGCCCATCCAAAGCTGTTTAAACAATCCAAACAGGCAATTGCGACGAAATTGGCGGTGATTTTGGGAGTTTCTGCTGACAATTTGCTTAAGCAGTTCAACAAGCAGGAAAGTGGAATTCGGGTTGCCTACGCCCTGACAGAAGAAGAAGCTGACGGTATTTCCCAATTGCGAACCGATGGCTTAGAGCTGATTCAACATTACGCCCGCCTCTATCCCCAGCAGGATCTAGCCGCAGACGTCGTGGGCTATGTGGATGTGGATCATCGCGGTCAGGCGGGTGTGGAGTATAGCCAGGAAAATTTACTCACCCGGGCTGTTCGCACCGTTCGGCTTAGCCGCGCTGGTAACGGAACGTTGATGCCGGATCACCTGCCCGAAGGATTGCTGCATTTTGATGAGCTGCAACTCCAACTGACAATAGATAATCGCCTGCAACGTGCTGCTCGTTCTGCCCTCAAGCAACAAATGGAGTTGTTTAGTGCCAAACGGGGCACTATCATCGTGATGGATGCGCGGGATGGTGCGGTGCTGTCCCTGGTTGCAGAGCCGACGTACAACCCGAATGAGTATTCTACATCGGATGTAGGTTTGTTTAAGAACTGGGCGCTGGCAGACCTTTACGAACCGGGTTCGACGTTTAAGCCACTCAATATAGCGATCGCGCTGGAAGCTGGAGCCATTAAACCTGACACTGTATTCTACGATCGAGGTCAGATTCAGGTTGCTGGCTGGCAGATCAAAAATGCTGAAGAGGGAAGTCACGGTGCCCTGTCGATTTCTCAGATTCTGCAACAGTCAAGCAACGTCGGCATGGTGCAAGTTATCCAACAACTCAAGCCAAGTATCTACTACGGTTGGCTGGAACGGCTGGGGCTGGGGCAAGCGGTTGGCATCGACCTGCCCTTTGAATCACCCGGACAAATGAAAAGCCAAGAGCAGTTTACGTCATCTCGAATTGAACCCGCTACCACCTCCTTTGGTCAGGGCTTTTCCCTCACCCCTATCCATCTGGCTCAGTTGCACGCTGCTCTCGCCAATGGCGGCAAACTGGTGACTCCTCATCTCGTCCGGGGGCTAATCGACTCCCAAGGGCAGATGTACTGGCAGCCAACGCTACCCACGCCGCGCCCCGTCTTTTCCCCAGCGACGACTCAGACGGTGTTAGAAATGATGGAAGCAGTCGTTACGAAGGGGACGGGGAAAGCGGCACAAATCCCAGGCTATCGAATAGGAGGGAAAACGGGCACTTCCCAGAAAGCCAGCGCTACTGGGGGATATTCTAGCTCTGCCAGAATCACTAGCTTTGTGGGCATTTTTCCGGTTGATGCTCCCCGCTATGTGGTTCTAGCTGTTGTCGATGAACCGAAGGGCAAGGTCTATGGTTCCACCGTAGCCGCACCTGTAGTGAAATCAGTGATGGAAGCCTTAATTAGCCTTGAGAAAATTCCACCTTCTGAAATTAAAAATTAA
- the glgB gene encoding 1,4-alpha-glucan branching enzyme: protein MSMTIAPEQIERIVWNQHQDPFEILGAHPIQQNGKTVWAVRAYLPNANAAWVVCPQERTEYPMQAVHHPHFFECTIEMPKLANYQLRIQEGEHERVIYDPYAFRSPHLTEFDLHLFAEGNHHRIYEKLGAHATEIDGVTGVYFAVWAPNARNASVLGDFNNWDGRKHQMRKGSTGIWEMFIPGLGVGEHYKYEIKNADGHIYEKSDPYGFQHEVRPKTASIVTDLDSYQWNDQDWMEKRRHTDPLTHPISVYEVHLGSWLHASSAEPPRLSNGETEPVVVVSDYKPGARFLTYRELAERLIPYVKELGFTHIELLPIAEHPYDGSWGYQVTGYYACTSRYGTPEDFMYLIDQCHQNEIGVLVDWVPGHFPKDGHGLAFFDGTHLYEHADPRKGEHKEWGTLVFNYNRNEVRNFLVANALFWFDKYHIDGIRVDAVASMLYLDYCREPGEWLPNQYGGRENIEAADFLRQANHTIFSYYPGTLSIAEESTSWPMVSWPTYVGGLGFNLKWNMGWMHDMLDYFHLDPWFRQFHQNNITFSMWYNHSENFMLALSHDEIVHGKSNIIGKMPGDEWQKFANARCLFAFMFTHPGKKTLFMSMEFGQWSEWNVWGDLEWHLLQHESHQKLKRFMSELNHVYRSESALFTQDFAQEGFEWIDCSDNRHSVVAFIRRAKDSEEFIITVCNFTPQPHSHYRVGVPEPGFYTELFNSDAREYGGSNMGNLGGKWTDEWSFHTRPYSLDLCLPPLGVLVLKLDRQKTATAMQSWLSQG, encoded by the coding sequence ATGTCCATGACCATCGCCCCCGAACAGATTGAGCGGATTGTTTGGAATCAACATCAAGACCCATTTGAAATCCTGGGTGCCCATCCCATTCAGCAAAATGGCAAAACCGTCTGGGCAGTGCGAGCCTATCTACCCAATGCCAACGCCGCGTGGGTAGTTTGCCCCCAAGAACGGACAGAATATCCCATGCAAGCAGTGCATCACCCTCATTTTTTTGAATGCACCATTGAGATGCCAAAACTGGCAAACTATCAGCTGCGGATTCAAGAAGGGGAACACGAGCGTGTTATCTACGACCCCTACGCCTTCCGTTCTCCCCACCTGACAGAGTTTGACCTACACCTGTTTGCAGAAGGGAATCATCATCGCATCTACGAGAAACTAGGTGCCCATGCAACGGAAATTGATGGGGTAACAGGAGTTTATTTTGCAGTTTGGGCACCCAATGCCCGCAACGCTTCTGTCTTGGGGGATTTTAATAACTGGGATGGTCGCAAACATCAAATGCGTAAAGGTTCCACCGGCATTTGGGAAATGTTCATCCCAGGTTTGGGCGTTGGGGAACACTATAAATATGAAATCAAAAACGCCGACGGTCACATTTACGAAAAATCCGATCCCTACGGCTTCCAGCATGAAGTGCGTCCTAAAACAGCATCGATTGTCACTGACTTAGATTCCTACCAATGGAATGACCAAGATTGGATGGAAAAGCGCCGCCACACCGACCCGCTCACCCATCCTATCTCTGTCTATGAAGTTCATCTAGGGTCTTGGCTGCACGCTTCCTCTGCTGAACCGCCACGGTTGTCCAATGGAGAGACAGAGCCAGTGGTAGTCGTCTCTGACTACAAACCAGGAGCGCGTTTCCTCACCTACCGGGAACTGGCAGAACGGTTAATTCCTTACGTTAAAGAGCTGGGATTTACTCATATTGAATTATTGCCAATTGCTGAGCATCCTTATGATGGCTCTTGGGGTTATCAGGTAACTGGGTATTATGCCTGTACTTCCCGTTATGGGACACCTGAGGACTTCATGTATTTGATTGACCAGTGCCACCAGAACGAAATTGGGGTGCTAGTGGACTGGGTTCCGGGTCACTTCCCCAAAGATGGTCACGGTCTCGCTTTCTTTGATGGCACCCACCTTTACGAACACGCCGACCCCCGCAAAGGCGAACATAAAGAGTGGGGGACTCTAGTATTTAACTACAATCGCAATGAAGTGCGGAACTTCCTGGTTGCCAACGCCCTGTTCTGGTTTGACAAGTACCACATTGATGGAATTCGTGTGGATGCTGTGGCGTCGATGCTTTACTTAGACTATTGCCGTGAGCCTGGGGAATGGTTGCCTAACCAGTACGGCGGCAGAGAAAACATTGAGGCAGCTGATTTTCTGCGTCAGGCAAATCATACGATTTTCAGCTATTACCCTGGCACCCTGTCGATTGCAGAAGAGTCAACTTCTTGGCCTATGGTGTCTTGGCCTACCTACGTAGGAGGACTGGGCTTTAATTTGAAGTGGAACATGGGCTGGATGCACGACATGCTGGACTATTTCCACTTGGACCCCTGGTTCCGCCAGTTCCACCAGAACAATATTACTTTCAGTATGTGGTACAACCACAGCGAGAACTTCATGCTGGCGCTATCTCACGATGAGATAGTCCACGGCAAGAGTAATATCATTGGCAAGATGCCGGGGGATGAGTGGCAGAAGTTCGCGAATGCTCGCTGCTTATTCGCCTTTATGTTCACTCACCCTGGTAAGAAGACTCTGTTTATGAGCATGGAGTTTGGGCAGTGGAGTGAGTGGAATGTCTGGGGTGACTTGGAGTGGCATTTGTTGCAGCATGAGTCGCATCAAAAACTGAAGCGGTTTATGAGTGAACTCAACCATGTCTACCGCAGCGAATCGGCTCTTTTTACTCAGGATTTTGCTCAAGAAGGCTTTGAGTGGATTGATTGCAGCGACAACCGTCATAGCGTGGTCGCGTTTATCCGCAGGGCGAAAGATTCGGAGGAGTTTATTATCACAGTGTGCAATTTTACTCCTCAGCCGCATAGTCACTACCGTGTAGGTGTCCCCGAACCCGGATTCTATACCGAACTGTTTAACAGCGATGCCCGTGAGTACGGGGGAAGTAACATGGGCAATTTAGGCGGTAAGTGGACAGATGAGTGGTCGTTCCACACTCGTCCTTATTCGCTAGACTTGTGTTTGCCGCCACTAGGAGTGCTGGTTTTGAAGCTTGACCGGCAGAAGACAGCAACCGCGATGCAGTCTTGGTTGTCTCAGGGATAG
- a CDS encoding prepilin-type N-terminal cleavage/methylation domain-containing protein, whose protein sequence is MLKKLQIWKRSRYQSAAGFTMIELLVVIIIIGVLSAIAAPGWLAFTNRQRVNAVNDAALNALREAQREAKRTKLSYSVSFQTPAGQRPKVVVYPGTTAPASTDPQWRTLAENQDIKPGQVEVTPSANTFTFDYQGIVNQNQIPYKIITSLPNTTVKRCVKVTTLLGAIQTGKDAAECN, encoded by the coding sequence GTGTTAAAAAAATTACAGATATGGAAGCGATCGCGCTATCAATCTGCTGCTGGATTCACCATGATCGAGTTGCTGGTAGTAATTATAATCATCGGAGTATTAAGCGCGATCGCCGCTCCTGGTTGGCTTGCTTTTACCAATCGGCAACGAGTCAATGCCGTTAATGATGCAGCCTTAAATGCCCTCCGAGAAGCCCAACGAGAAGCTAAAAGGACAAAACTTAGCTACAGTGTGAGCTTTCAAACTCCCGCTGGTCAACGACCAAAAGTTGTTGTTTATCCTGGTACTACTGCTCCTGCTTCTACTGACCCTCAATGGAGGACTTTAGCAGAGAATCAAGACATCAAGCCCGGTCAAGTTGAAGTTACTCCTAGTGCAAACACATTCACGTTTGATTATCAAGGCATTGTCAACCAAAACCAAATTCCGTATAAAATCATAACATCTCTACCAAATACAACTGTCAAACGGTGTGTCAAGGTGACAACTCTTTTAGGCGCAATTCAAACTGGAAAAGATGCGGCTGAATGTAATTAG
- a CDS encoding GAF domain-containing protein, with product MFPLVAYTSKLFPAWIQYPRKHWALLQKIVDRIRNSLELQVVLQTAVDEIATLLHLDRCCFLWYFEDTKRVQVVCERINGEQKNSQLGYHPLETFGAVKSAIASGKLIINSQTAGSHPTTGGMMNRWLSWLKRDNQQIDTSGRSQGSSPWDRANLFVPVKRKEGWVGFIVCISEQPRTWSNSEIEFLQAIAQQLEIAICQAQLYEQTQKQAQREQLVNQITSQTRQSFNLETILTEAIAHLMQALSADRCLVHLVEHSDTLEEERNRGVGKQLVETKPIASEAEEQEAKEQTDKTCLLQPLPADGAAFRRKYLFEVCREPFPSTIDDFDTHGPLTQWAIQHRQQVSIPDIKQDPRIGEANEEYQKAQIKSSLVVPVQANGTLNAILYLNQCSHIRYWSKNDRTLAQAVADQLAISIRQANLYAQTQQQAVESATQAKQLAQTLIELRLTQSQLIQSEKMSSLGRMVAGVAHEINNPVNFIYGNIPYVEKYVDDLIRLVRSYQTFYVNPDAELQKLTEELELDFLLRDLPRILNSMQAGAQRIHEIVKSLQNFSRHNQASLKPVDIHIGLENTLFLLHSQLGNEIQIERNYSDLPLVECYPKQLNQVFLSILMNAIEALNRGFSEDKKIALRTELVPDYSPGVASVRIAIADNGPGIPPEIQSKIFDPFFTTKDVGQGSGLGLAVSYQIIVTQHKGKLQCHSQVGQGAEFIVEIPLMPPQLLLARGEEKDASIQESAVRNSEAEIYPSSYPVGNASSSPAASLSIPTSYILHPTEPSPVHLKAIATTLPKEAIGEC from the coding sequence GTGTTTCCGCTTGTGGCTTATACCAGCAAATTATTTCCAGCCTGGATTCAGTACCCGCGAAAGCATTGGGCACTGCTACAGAAAATTGTGGATCGCATCCGCAACTCGTTGGAGTTGCAAGTGGTGCTGCAAACGGCAGTGGACGAAATTGCCACGTTGCTACACCTAGATAGGTGTTGTTTTTTGTGGTATTTCGAGGATACCAAGCGGGTACAAGTTGTCTGCGAGCGGATCAATGGAGAGCAAAAGAATTCTCAACTGGGGTACCATCCCTTAGAAACTTTTGGCGCAGTGAAGAGTGCGATCGCTTCTGGGAAATTAATTATCAACAGCCAAACAGCAGGTTCTCACCCGACGACAGGGGGGATGATGAATCGATGGCTTTCCTGGCTAAAGCGAGATAACCAGCAAATCGACACCAGTGGACGCTCCCAAGGGTCTTCTCCCTGGGACAGGGCTAACTTGTTCGTTCCGGTTAAGCGAAAAGAAGGATGGGTTGGCTTTATTGTCTGTATTTCAGAGCAACCCCGCACCTGGTCAAACTCCGAAATTGAATTTCTGCAAGCGATCGCCCAGCAGCTAGAAATTGCGATTTGTCAAGCTCAGCTTTACGAGCAAACCCAGAAACAAGCTCAAAGAGAGCAATTGGTGAATCAAATTACCAGTCAAACCCGGCAGAGTTTTAACTTGGAGACGATTCTGACTGAAGCGATCGCTCATCTGATGCAGGCGCTGTCAGCAGATCGGTGTCTAGTTCATCTGGTGGAACATAGCGACACTTTGGAAGAGGAGCGAAACCGGGGAGTCGGGAAGCAGCTTGTAGAGACAAAGCCGATCGCGTCTGAAGCCGAGGAGCAAGAAGCAAAGGAGCAAACAGATAAAACTTGCTTATTGCAACCCTTGCCCGCTGACGGTGCCGCTTTTCGGCGGAAATACCTTTTTGAGGTGTGTCGGGAGCCTTTTCCTTCTACCATTGATGACTTTGATACCCACGGGCCACTGACCCAATGGGCGATCCAGCATCGTCAACAAGTGAGTATTCCTGACATCAAGCAAGACCCCCGAATTGGGGAAGCAAACGAAGAGTATCAAAAAGCCCAGATAAAATCTTCCCTGGTCGTGCCAGTACAGGCAAACGGAACACTCAACGCAATTCTTTATCTCAATCAGTGTTCGCATATCCGGTATTGGTCGAAAAATGACCGGACACTTGCCCAAGCGGTTGCCGATCAGCTGGCGATTTCCATTCGACAAGCCAACTTATACGCCCAAACTCAGCAGCAGGCAGTAGAAAGCGCCACTCAAGCTAAGCAACTGGCCCAAACGCTGATTGAACTGCGACTAACGCAATCCCAGTTGATTCAAAGTGAAAAAATGTCAAGTCTGGGTCGGATGGTAGCTGGCGTTGCCCACGAAATTAATAATCCAGTGAACTTTATCTACGGCAATATTCCTTATGTGGAAAAGTATGTAGATGACCTGATTCGATTAGTGCGGAGCTATCAAACTTTCTATGTCAATCCAGATGCTGAATTACAAAAGCTCACTGAGGAACTAGAGCTAGATTTCCTCCTGAGAGATTTACCGCGCATTTTGAATTCGATGCAGGCAGGTGCCCAGCGAATTCACGAAATTGTTAAATCATTGCAGAACTTCTCGCGCCATAATCAAGCGTCCCTGAAACCAGTAGATATTCACATCGGGCTGGAAAATACGCTGTTCTTGCTGCACAGTCAGCTGGGCAATGAGATCCAAATAGAGAGAAACTATAGCGACTTGCCTTTAGTGGAGTGTTACCCGAAGCAACTCAATCAAGTTTTCTTGAGTATTCTGATGAATGCGATAGAAGCGCTCAATCGGGGGTTTTCCGAGGACAAAAAAATCGCCTTGCGTACCGAATTGGTGCCGGACTACTCTCCAGGGGTCGCTAGTGTGCGGATTGCGATCGCTGACAATGGGCCAGGAATTCCCCCAGAAATTCAGTCGAAAATCTTTGACCCCTTCTTTACTACGAAAGACGTTGGTCAGGGCAGCGGATTGGGCTTAGCAGTAAGTTACCAAATCATCGTTACCCAACACAAAGGCAAGCTACAATGCCACTCCCAAGTCGGTCAAGGTGCAGAGTTTATTGTTGAAATTCCCTTAATGCCCCCCCAACTGTTGTTAGCGCGGGGTGAGGAGAAGGACGCTAGCATTCAGGAGTCAGCAGTCAGAAACTCAGAAGCAGAAATTTATCCCTCATCCTATCCGGTGGGTAACGCGAGCAGCTCTCCAGCAGCTTCCCTCAGCATCCCAACATCTTACATCCTTCATCCTACCGAACCTTCTCCCGTTCATCTCAAAGCAATCGCGACGACCTTGCCAAAAGAAGCAATTGGAGAGTGTTAA
- a CDS encoding thioredoxin domain-containing protein: MTNRLNQAESLYLRKHAENPIDWWPWSEEALEAAKRDNKPIFLSIGYSSCHWCTVMEGEAFSDQAIADYMNANFIPIKVDREERPDIDSIYMQALQMMVGQGGWPLNVFLSPEDRVPFYGGTYFPVEPRYGRPGFLQVLQAIRGYYDTDKAKLHAVKEELLGHLQQAAILRPSMGTGLKPALTNKDLLQQGLETNTGIVASSEHGASFPMMPYAELALRAIRFNFESKYDAKQACTQRGLDLALGGIYDHVGGGFHRYTVDPTWTVPHFEKMLYDNGQIVEYLADLWSAGIQEPAFERAIAGTFQWLKREMTAPQGYFYAAQDADNFTHPEEAEPEEGAFYIWTYPEVVELLTPEELEEIQLQFTVTPGGNFEGLNVLQRRHPDILSETVEKALAKLFEARYGTSPTALETFPPARNNYEAKTGNWSGRIPPVTDTKMIVAWNSLMISGLARAYGVFAKEEYLSLAGKAANFILDCQWVEGRFHRLNYDGKPSVLAQSEDYALFIKALLDLHQVTHASFWMEKAIALQEEFDEFLWSVELGGYYNTASDASSDLLVRERSYVDNATPAANGIAIANLVRLALLTENLTYLDRSEQALQAFSSVMHQSPQACPSLFTALDWYHHCTLVRTTIDHLTPLVAQYLPTTVSTAESNLPSGAVGLVCQGLTCLEPSQSRDQMWEQVQRSQIRN; this comes from the coding sequence ATGACCAATCGCCTCAATCAAGCTGAAAGCCTGTACCTCCGCAAACACGCTGAAAATCCCATCGACTGGTGGCCTTGGAGTGAAGAAGCCCTAGAAGCTGCCAAGCGGGACAATAAGCCAATTTTCCTATCGATTGGCTACTCCAGCTGCCACTGGTGTACGGTGATGGAAGGAGAAGCGTTTTCCGACCAGGCGATCGCAGACTATATGAATGCCAACTTTATCCCGATCAAGGTAGACCGGGAAGAACGACCTGACATTGATAGTATTTATATGCAGGCGTTACAGATGATGGTAGGTCAAGGCGGTTGGCCCTTGAATGTCTTTCTCTCTCCTGAGGATCGGGTGCCGTTTTATGGCGGTACATATTTTCCGGTAGAACCGCGCTACGGGCGTCCCGGATTTTTACAAGTGCTACAAGCGATTCGTGGTTACTACGATACAGACAAAGCGAAGTTGCACGCGGTAAAAGAAGAACTTCTGGGTCATCTCCAGCAAGCAGCCATTCTGCGACCAAGTATGGGGACGGGTTTAAAACCTGCCTTGACCAACAAGGATTTGCTACAGCAGGGGTTAGAAACGAATACCGGGATAGTGGCTTCTAGCGAACATGGCGCTAGTTTCCCAATGATGCCCTATGCCGAGTTGGCGCTGCGAGCAATTCGATTTAATTTTGAATCCAAATACGACGCCAAGCAGGCGTGTACCCAGCGCGGTTTAGATTTAGCACTGGGCGGGATTTACGACCATGTAGGCGGCGGTTTTCACCGCTACACGGTCGATCCGACTTGGACGGTACCGCATTTTGAAAAAATGCTCTATGACAATGGTCAGATCGTCGAGTATCTGGCTGATTTGTGGAGTGCTGGGATACAAGAACCGGCATTTGAAAGAGCGATCGCAGGCACATTTCAATGGCTAAAGCGAGAAATGACGGCACCGCAGGGTTATTTCTATGCTGCCCAAGACGCAGATAATTTTACCCATCCAGAGGAAGCAGAACCAGAGGAAGGGGCATTTTATATCTGGACGTATCCTGAAGTAGTCGAATTGCTGACTCCAGAGGAGTTAGAGGAAATTCAACTGCAATTTACCGTGACGCCGGGGGGCAACTTTGAAGGTCTCAATGTCTTGCAGCGCCGCCATCCGGATATTTTGAGCGAAACAGTAGAAAAGGCACTCGCAAAGCTATTTGAAGCACGTTACGGTACGTCTCCCACTGCCCTAGAAACCTTTCCTCCCGCCCGCAATAACTACGAGGCAAAAACTGGCAACTGGTCGGGTCGAATTCCGCCAGTGACGGATACTAAAATGATTGTGGCTTGGAATAGCCTGATGATTTCAGGGTTAGCCAGAGCTTACGGAGTATTTGCTAAGGAAGAATATCTGTCTTTAGCTGGAAAAGCAGCTAATTTCATTTTGGATTGTCAGTGGGTGGAGGGGCGCTTCCACCGTCTCAACTACGACGGAAAACCTTCTGTACTGGCGCAGTCGGAAGATTACGCTTTGTTTATTAAAGCGCTGCTTGATTTGCACCAAGTAACTCACGCTAGTTTCTGGATGGAGAAAGCGATCGCCCTTCAAGAAGAATTTGACGAATTCCTCTGGAGTGTGGAACTGGGTGGATACTATAACACCGCCAGCGATGCCAGTAGCGATCTGTTAGTGCGGGAACGCAGCTATGTAGATAATGCCACCCCAGCGGCGAATGGGATTGCGATCGCTAACTTAGTGCGTCTGGCTTTACTCACTGAAAATCTTACCTATCTCGACCGCAGCGAACAAGCTTTGCAAGCCTTCAGCAGTGTGATGCATCAGTCACCTCAAGCTTGTCCGAGTTTGTTTACCGCCCTGGATTGGTATCATCACTGTACACTGGTTCGCACTACTATCGACCACCTAACTCCTTTAGTTGCTCAATATCTGCCTACAACAGTATCGACGGCGGAGTCGAATCTGCCATCAGGTGCGGTCGGGTTAGTTTGCCAAGGACTAACTTGTCTGGAACCGTCCCAAAGTCGCGACCAAATGTGGGAACAAGTGCAGCGAAGTCAAATTCGCAATTAA
- a CDS encoding glutathione S-transferase family protein, with product MRLLQFSTSHYCRKARLGLGYKQIAYQVENLTPGLHILKLKPITGLTTVPVLLLEAEDMQGVSEAIPSGTRQEVQAIADSTQILQFLDRYRPEPALSLPDRQLQTEALMLEDWLDESIGTATRFVYYDFRAGAGKQIDPSPSSQLVIQVVRRQYGINQAAVELAANRLKVAMEVLSSRWQNSLYLVGDRLSVADIAAAALLSPLALIPQYREDYPWLFERIERIHLLCREPLPPGLGN from the coding sequence ATGCGACTACTGCAATTTAGTACTTCTCACTATTGTCGGAAAGCAAGACTGGGGCTAGGTTATAAGCAAATTGCTTATCAGGTTGAAAATTTAACCCCAGGGCTACATATCCTCAAACTCAAGCCAATCACCGGACTCACGACAGTGCCGGTGCTTTTGTTAGAGGCAGAAGATATGCAGGGAGTCAGCGAAGCCATCCCGTCAGGGACGCGGCAGGAAGTGCAAGCGATCGCTGACTCGACGCAGATTTTACAATTTCTAGATCGCTATCGCCCAGAACCAGCGCTATCGTTACCGGATCGCCAACTACAGACAGAAGCCTTGATGCTGGAAGATTGGCTGGATGAAAGTATCGGCACGGCGACTCGCTTTGTTTACTATGATTTTCGTGCCGGTGCTGGTAAGCAAATCGACCCTTCGCCGTCTAGTCAGCTGGTGATTCAGGTGGTGCGGCGGCAATATGGAATTAATCAGGCGGCGGTGGAACTGGCAGCAAATCGGCTGAAGGTAGCAATGGAAGTCTTGTCCAGTCGCTGGCAGAATAGCCTCTACCTGGTGGGCGATCGCTTAAGCGTTGCAGACATCGCCGCAGCCGCTTTACTCAGTCCTCTAGCGCTGATTCCTCAATACCGAGAAGATTATCCTTGGTTGTTTGAGCGCATTGAGCGGATTCACCTTCTTTGTCGGGAACCACTACCCCCCGGATTGGGAAATTAA
- a CDS encoding type II secretion system protein — protein MRKKLSNCSSGGFTLIESLVVILIIGILSAIAAPSWLGFLNAQRLRVAQDQVYRAMREAQSNAKRDKVAWEASFQEQNGVVQWAVNRAGINPSPGQWQNFEQNIQIDAPNTTLASQSLGSPRRVRFDYRGCVIMNPQENLYLARVTLNIKNGGEVKRCVFVSTLLGAMRTAQDKSCKV, from the coding sequence ATGCGTAAAAAGTTATCTAATTGCTCCAGCGGTGGATTCACGCTGATAGAGAGTTTAGTCGTAATTTTAATCATCGGGATTTTGAGCGCGATCGCAGCCCCTAGTTGGTTAGGATTTCTCAATGCCCAACGTCTCAGAGTCGCCCAAGACCAAGTTTACCGAGCGATGCGAGAAGCCCAAAGCAACGCTAAGCGTGACAAAGTTGCTTGGGAAGCCAGTTTTCAAGAACAAAATGGGGTCGTTCAGTGGGCAGTCAATCGTGCCGGTATTAACCCTAGCCCCGGACAATGGCAGAATTTTGAGCAAAATATTCAAATAGACGCTCCTAATACCACCTTAGCTTCACAGTCATTAGGTAGCCCGCGCCGAGTCCGGTTTGACTATAGAGGTTGCGTAATCATGAATCCGCAAGAGAACTTATATCTGGCAAGGGTAACGCTGAACATTAAGAATGGTGGGGAAGTCAAACGGTGTGTATTTGTTTCCACCCTTCTGGGAGCGATGCGAACAGCGCAAGATAAAAGTTGCAAAGTGTAA